A genome region from Halorussus pelagicus includes the following:
- a CDS encoding HD domain-containing protein: MKAIKDSVHDHVPICDLASDLLDTPELQRLRHIKQLSTVRLVYPSANHTRFEHSLGVYHLARKACSLLGIEGDRALAVRAAALLHDVGHGPYGHQTEGIIERRLGRHHDEVADLLGSGRLAEVLERHGLDPAEVAALVEGRGRLGQLVAGELDVDRMDYLVRDAHHTGVPYGTIDHSRLLAALQFRDDDLVLSEGNVQTAEGTLVARTLMNATVYRHHVSRIAGAMLERAGERLLDATDLDADQFARMTDDRLLGALRDCPATADAARRLEYRDLHKRAVWAKLEAVPEDVVAADCEEVRAFERDIASVADVAPEDVLVDTPGEPSMPETSTRVVVDGEIRRLADESPLVEGLRAAGRAQWRLGVYAPEESLPEVEAAAERVLGLAT, from the coding sequence ATGAAGGCCATCAAGGACAGCGTCCACGACCACGTCCCCATCTGCGACCTCGCGTCCGACCTGCTCGACACGCCCGAACTCCAACGACTGCGCCACATCAAGCAACTCAGCACGGTCCGACTCGTCTACCCCTCCGCGAACCACACCCGGTTCGAACACAGTCTCGGCGTCTACCACCTCGCTCGAAAGGCCTGCTCGCTCCTCGGTATCGAGGGCGACCGGGCGCTGGCGGTCCGGGCGGCCGCGCTCCTTCACGACGTGGGCCACGGACCCTACGGTCACCAGACCGAGGGCATCATCGAGCGCCGACTCGGCAGGCACCACGACGAGGTGGCCGACCTGCTCGGGTCTGGCCGACTCGCCGAGGTGCTGGAGCGCCACGGACTCGACCCCGCGGAGGTCGCCGCGCTGGTCGAGGGCCGCGGGCGACTCGGCCAGTTGGTCGCCGGGGAACTCGACGTGGACCGGATGGACTACCTCGTCCGGGACGCCCACCACACCGGTGTCCCCTACGGCACCATCGACCACTCGCGCCTGCTTGCGGCGCTCCAGTTCCGCGACGACGACCTCGTCCTCTCGGAGGGCAACGTGCAGACCGCCGAGGGGACGCTCGTGGCGCGGACGCTGATGAACGCGACGGTCTATCGACATCACGTCTCGCGCATCGCTGGCGCGATGCTCGAACGCGCGGGCGAGCGCCTGCTCGATGCGACGGACCTCGACGCCGACCAGTTCGCCCGGATGACCGACGACCGTCTTCTCGGGGCGTTGCGGGACTGTCCGGCGACGGCCGACGCCGCCCGGCGACTCGAATACCGGGACCTCCACAAGCGCGCGGTCTGGGCCAAACTTGAGGCGGTGCCCGAGGATGTCGTGGCGGCCGACTGCGAGGAGGTCCGCGCGTTCGAGCGCGACATCGCCTCGGTCGCGGATGTGGCCCCGGAGGACGTACTGGTCGATACGCCCGGCGAACCGAGCATGCCCGAAACCTCGACGCGCGTGGTCGTGGACGGCGAGATTCGGCGACTCGCCGACGAGTCACCGCTGGTCGAGGGCCTGCGCGCGGCCGGACGAGCGCAGTGGCGACTGGGTGTCTACGCGCCCGAGGAGTCGCTTCCCGAGGTCGAGGCCGCCGCCGAGCGAGTGCTGGGACTGGCGACCTGA
- the citZ gene encoding citrate synthase, which produces MSEEVKKGLEGVVVAESGLSFINGDEGRLIYRGYAIEDLARDASYEEVLYLLWHGELPTQDELDEFSGEMAAERELDEDVLDTVRKLAEADEQPMAALRTAVSMLSANDPDDSDADPTDREVNLRKGRRITAKIPTIIAAFKRIRDGDDPVEPREDLDHAENFLYMLNGEEPDEVLAETFDMALVLHADHGLNASTFSSMVTSSTLSDLHSAVTSAVGTLAGPLHGGANANVMKMLKELDESGKDAKTWVDDALDRGERIMGFGHRVYNVKDPRAKILGEKSEELGEAAGDTKWYEMSADIEEYMQNEKGLAPNVDFYSASTYYQMGIPIDLYTPIFAMSRVGGWIGHVLEQYDDNRLIRPRAKYTGSKDEEWVPISER; this is translated from the coding sequence ATGTCAGAAGAGGTCAAGAAAGGGCTAGAGGGCGTCGTCGTCGCAGAATCAGGACTCAGCTTCATCAATGGCGACGAGGGTCGCCTTATTTATCGCGGCTACGCAATCGAGGACCTCGCTCGTGACGCGAGCTACGAAGAGGTTCTTTACCTGCTCTGGCACGGCGAACTCCCCACACAGGACGAACTCGACGAGTTCTCCGGCGAGATGGCCGCCGAGCGCGAACTCGACGAGGACGTACTGGATACCGTGCGGAAACTCGCCGAGGCCGACGAACAACCGATGGCCGCGCTCCGGACGGCGGTGTCGATGCTCTCGGCCAACGACCCCGACGACTCGGACGCCGACCCGACCGACCGCGAGGTCAACCTCCGGAAGGGTCGTCGCATCACCGCGAAGATTCCGACCATCATCGCGGCGTTCAAGCGCATCCGCGACGGCGACGACCCGGTCGAACCCCGCGAAGACCTCGACCACGCCGAGAACTTCCTCTACATGCTCAATGGCGAGGAACCCGACGAGGTGCTGGCCGAGACGTTCGACATGGCGCTGGTTCTCCACGCCGACCACGGCCTGAACGCCTCGACGTTCTCCTCGATGGTCACCTCCTCGACGCTGTCGGACCTCCACAGCGCGGTCACGAGCGCGGTCGGGACGCTCGCGGGACCGCTCCACGGCGGAGCGAACGCCAACGTCATGAAGATGCTGAAGGAACTCGACGAGAGCGGCAAGGACGCCAAGACGTGGGTTGACGACGCCTTGGACCGCGGCGAGCGCATCATGGGCTTCGGTCACCGCGTCTACAACGTCAAGGACCCCCGCGCGAAGATTCTCGGCGAGAAGAGCGAGGAGTTGGGCGAGGCCGCGGGCGACACCAAGTGGTACGAGATGTCGGCGGACATTGAAGAGTACATGCAAAACGAGAAGGGTCTCGCGCCGAACGTGGACTTCTACTCGGCCTCGACGTACTACCAGATGGGCATCCCCATCGACCTCTACACCCCCATCTTCGCCATGTCGCGGGTCGGCGGTTGGATCGGTCACGTCCTCGAACAGTACGACGACAACCGCCTGATTCGGCCGCGCGCGAAGTACACCGGGTCGAAGGACGAAGAGTGGGTGCCGATTAGCGAGCGGTAA
- a CDS encoding type II toxin-antitoxin system PemK/MazF family toxin — MTGDTEPEVRRGDVVIVRLDPAEGSEMKKTRPAVIVQNDIGNRNANTTIIAPATRTHRGYPFEVLVEADDSPFESDSSVRLDQIRVVSVDSRIHSVVGRLDEQRMAEIDDALKLSLGLD, encoded by the coding sequence ATGACCGGCGACACCGAACCCGAGGTTCGTCGGGGTGATGTCGTAATCGTCCGACTGGACCCCGCCGAAGGAAGCGAGATGAAGAAGACCAGACCCGCCGTCATCGTACAGAACGATATCGGTAACCGAAACGCCAACACGACCATAATTGCTCCGGCGACGAGGACTCACCGGGGGTACCCCTTCGAGGTACTGGTAGAAGCGGACGATTCACCGTTTGAATCGGACTCATCGGTTCGTCTTGACCAAATTCGAGTCGTTTCCGTCGACTCTCGAATCCACTCCGTTGTCGGTCGTCTCGACGAACAGCGAATGGCCGAGATAGACGATGCACTGAAACTGAGTCTCGGTCTCGACTGA
- a CDS encoding potassium channel family protein, with protein MEPSGGEVEYEPVSVKQVLAEMKDTAELLIDLSFSAVLNGSNDIAAEVLALEARMDVLQMRARMSLLMAARSTDDAEQLAPVLGVVGAAEKISDAAGDVAKVVLEDIGLPEAMRAALPEAVETLVRAEVADDSVLAGRTLGELNVETETGVRIIAIRRRDDWLTNPDRDTALEADDTVLLRGPNEGIADLYRRATGDAYEPPSPPEPGDEDLERAVDSIVLMKNISELAVDLAYGSVLFDSAEVAEEVVELEAEVDALQSRFEAWTLRAAARVDDPVSLRGLVHLANATEVISDAAVEISEGVLRGLGTHPVVEQAVQESDEVIVRLTVAPGSEFDGVTLGDREVKTETGMRVIAVRRSVDGERDWVIQPGPETELRAGDVFLAKGTRSGTERLATLTSAEYSAE; from the coding sequence ATGGAACCGTCCGGCGGCGAGGTCGAGTACGAACCCGTTAGCGTCAAGCAGGTGCTGGCGGAGATGAAAGACACCGCGGAACTCCTCATCGACCTCTCGTTTTCGGCCGTCCTCAACGGGAGCAACGATATCGCCGCCGAGGTGCTGGCCCTCGAAGCCCGGATGGACGTGCTACAGATGCGCGCCAGGATGAGCCTCCTGATGGCCGCCAGAAGCACGGACGACGCCGAGCAGTTGGCTCCCGTGCTTGGCGTCGTCGGCGCGGCCGAGAAAATAAGCGACGCCGCGGGCGATGTGGCCAAGGTCGTCTTGGAGGACATCGGCCTGCCCGAGGCGATGCGGGCCGCGCTCCCCGAGGCCGTCGAGACGCTCGTCCGCGCGGAAGTCGCCGACGATTCGGTCCTCGCGGGCCGGACCCTCGGGGAGTTGAACGTCGAGACCGAAACCGGCGTCCGAATCATCGCCATCCGACGGCGGGACGACTGGCTCACGAACCCGGACCGCGACACCGCCCTTGAAGCGGACGACACCGTTCTCCTGCGCGGTCCCAACGAGGGCATCGCTGACCTGTATCGTCGCGCGACCGGCGACGCCTACGAACCACCGTCACCGCCGGAACCCGGCGACGAGGACTTGGAGCGGGCCGTCGATTCCATCGTCCTGATGAAGAATATCAGCGAACTCGCGGTAGACTTGGCCTACGGGAGCGTCCTCTTCGACAGCGCGGAGGTCGCCGAGGAGGTGGTCGAACTCGAAGCCGAGGTGGACGCCCTCCAGTCGCGGTTCGAGGCGTGGACGCTCCGCGCTGCCGCACGCGTGGACGACCCCGTCTCGCTCCGCGGTCTCGTCCACCTCGCCAACGCCACCGAGGTCATCAGCGACGCCGCGGTCGAAATCAGCGAGGGCGTCCTCCGCGGACTGGGCACCCACCCGGTCGTCGAGCAGGCAGTTCAGGAGAGCGACGAGGTCATCGTCCGCCTGACGGTCGCGCCGGGAAGCGAGTTCGACGGCGTGACGCTGGGCGACCGGGAGGTCAAGACCGAGACCGGAATGCGCGTCATCGCGGTCCGGCGCTCCGTGGACGGCGAACGCGACTGGGTGATTCAACCCGGACCGGAGACGGAACTGCGCGCTGGCGACGTGTTCCTCGCAAAGGGGACGCGCTCGGGGACAGAGCGACTGGCGACGTTGACCAGCGCGGAGTATTCGGCGGAGTGA
- a CDS encoding alpha/beta fold hydrolase, with protein MPYADNDGVSVHYEVGGDGAVESDAPVVLLADAGYGPWQWGWQFSALAGPFEVVVPSTRGTGDSDAPDATDSYSIDPMAADLEAVLADHGARKAHLVGAGMGGMVALRYALEFSRARSLSLLGTSPGGPRATPIDDGVRKRLLASPDDSAALRQSLEPVASAELMESNDLVERIVGWRREEDATKAVQRAHFDAMAEFDASDSLYEITIPALVCHGADDRVIPADDGRMLAEGLPKGEFEEFPGERLFYVERSREVNDSLVGFLTDQVEE; from the coding sequence ATGCCTTACGCGGACAACGACGGCGTCTCCGTTCACTACGAGGTCGGCGGCGACGGCGCAGTCGAGAGCGACGCGCCGGTCGTCCTGCTGGCCGACGCGGGCTACGGCCCGTGGCAATGGGGCTGGCAGTTCTCGGCGCTCGCCGGACCCTTCGAAGTCGTCGTCCCCAGCACGCGCGGGACCGGCGACTCGGACGCCCCGGACGCCACCGACTCGTACAGCATCGACCCGATGGCCGCGGACCTCGAAGCGGTTCTCGCCGACCACGGCGCTCGTAAGGCCCACCTCGTCGGCGCGGGGATGGGCGGGATGGTCGCGCTCCGGTACGCGCTTGAGTTCTCGCGCGCCCGGTCGCTTTCCCTGCTTGGCACCTCACCGGGTGGTCCGCGCGCGACGCCCATCGACGACGGCGTGCGCAAGCGACTGCTGGCGAGTCCCGACGACTCGGCCGCGCTCCGACAGTCGCTCGAACCGGTCGCCAGCGCGGAACTGATGGAGAGCAACGACCTCGTGGAGCGAATCGTCGGGTGGCGGCGCGAGGAAGACGCCACGAAGGCAGTCCAACGCGCGCACTTCGACGCGATGGCCGAGTTCGACGCCAGCGACAGCCTCTACGAGATTACGATTCCCGCGCTCGTCTGCCACGGCGCGGACGACCGCGTGATTCCGGCCGACGACGGCCGCATGCTGGCCGAGGGGCTTCCGAAGGGCGAGTTCGAGGAGTTCCCCGGCGAGCGCCTGTTCTACGTCGAACGCTCGCGGGAGGTCAACGACTCGCTGGTCGGGTTCCTGACCGACCAAGTCGAGGAGTGA
- the dps gene encoding DNA starvation/stationary phase protection protein Dps, whose product MTQRQSRRRRSGEQWQRSQRAQSGQSQGRSGQTQRQSEQFYGLSGRSHGRMYRSAVGLPDETRQAMVGMLNQSLADTTDLMTQCKFAHWNVKGMNFYQLHLLFDELAETFEDHADIVAERTTALGGEATGTVRNAASATRIPEIPPDATTGPEYVAALVERVGIHANNLRREIEIAVERDDEDTADMYTELSREVDKQLYFLEAHLQAVAPDAIPDSPGASVQGGQQSDGGTPSQYREQLGTNTQRQAGRTTHQRRYGGSRR is encoded by the coding sequence ATGACACAGAGACAGTCACGACGCCGACGGAGCGGCGAGCAGTGGCAGAGGAGCCAGCGAGCGCAGTCCGGGCAGTCTCAGGGACGGTCCGGTCAGACTCAGCGACAGTCCGAGCAGTTTTACGGACTGTCCGGCCGGTCTCACGGCCGGATGTACCGGAGCGCGGTGGGGCTTCCCGACGAGACCCGGCAGGCGATGGTGGGGATGCTCAACCAGAGCCTCGCCGACACCACCGACCTGATGACCCAGTGCAAGTTCGCTCACTGGAACGTCAAGGGGATGAACTTCTACCAGTTGCATCTCCTGTTCGACGAACTCGCCGAGACGTTCGAGGACCACGCGGACATCGTCGCCGAGCGAACGACCGCACTAGGCGGCGAGGCGACCGGCACCGTCCGGAATGCTGCGAGCGCGACCCGGATTCCCGAGATTCCGCCGGACGCGACCACGGGACCGGAGTACGTCGCGGCACTGGTCGAGCGCGTGGGCATCCACGCCAACAACCTCCGGCGCGAAATCGAGATTGCGGTCGAACGCGACGACGAGGATACCGCCGACATGTACACCGAACTGTCCCGCGAGGTGGACAAGCAACTCTACTTCCTCGAAGCGCACCTGCAAGCGGTGGCTCCCGACGCGATTCCCGACAGTCCGGGCGCGTCAGTGCAGGGCGGCCAGCAATCCGACGGAGGAACGCCGTCCCAGTACCGTGAGCAGTTGGGGACAAACACTCAGCGACAGGCGGGACGGACGACGCACCAGCGTCGATACGGCGGAAGCAGAAGGTAG